The nucleotide sequence TGGGCAATTCACTATCTACCAACACCTTATCCAAGGCATTACAGGCCGAGATCTTTGTGGTTTTGGCGTTGAGGATGATGGACATTGCCTTTTTTAGGTCCGCCTTTGGATGAACGTAAAGAAAGTTATTTCCCCTACCACTGACAATCACGGGGCAGGTAGCATGTTTTTTGGTAAAAGCGATCAGCTTTTCCCCTCCACGAGGTACAATCAGGTCCAGCTTTTGGCTAGGTTTTTCCAAAAATGCCTGGGTCTGCTCCCTGTTGAATTCCAAATAAGTGACCCATTCCTTGGAAATACCGTGTTGCTCCAAGGATTTATGCCAAAAATTCACCAACACCAGATTGCTCTGTAGTGATTCCTTGCCACCCTTCAACAGAATCTTATTGCCCGATTTAAAGGCAATGGCTGCAGCTTCTATGGTAACGTCGGGCCTGGATTCATAAATGATCAGGACCGTACCAAAAGGGGCCGTTTTATTACTTACCTGCATCCCATTTTCATGGGTAAAATTAAATCGCTCCAAGCCCAAGGGATCCTCTTGTACTGCCAATTGTTGCAAGGATAGGATCATGCCGTCAATTTTGGCATCATCCACTTTGAGTCGGTCGTACATGGCCAAATCATCTCCCTTATAGGCCTCCAGGTCATTTTTATTGACCTCGAGAATGGTATTTCGTTCCCCATCTATAAGCTGTGCCATAGTACTGAGCACCGCATTACGTTGGGATATGTCTAAATACAAACTCATGCCAATTCCCTTTTTAGGGCATCAAAAAAATGATCCAAATTTTCCTTGGTAATATTCAATGCCGGCAACACCCTCAATACATGTTTGTCACTGGCACCGCCGGTGAACATATGTTGGTTATGAATGAGTTTTTTTCTCAGTTCTGCCACTTCAAAA is from Arenibacter algicola and encodes:
- a CDS encoding glutamate-5-semialdehyde dehydrogenase: MSLYLDISQRNAVLSTMAQLIDGERNTILEVNKNDLEAYKGDDLAMYDRLKVDDAKIDGMILSLQQLAVQEDPLGLERFNFTHENGMQVSNKTAPFGTVLIIYESRPDVTIEAAAIAFKSGNKILLKGGKESLQSNLVLVNFWHKSLEQHGISKEWVTYLEFNREQTQAFLEKPSQKLDLIVPRGGEKLIAFTKKHATCPVIVSGRGNNFLYVHPKADLKKAMSIILNAKTTKISACNALDKVLVDSELPNKEAFIKDLIAELKAKKVEILVDSSLAKTEGTSEITGEESWFEEFLDYKILIGEVGSTEEAIEKINTYGGGHSAVIVTEEGPEADLFMNSVDSAAVYHNVSTRFTDGGQFGLGGELAISTDKLHQRGPIGLQHLVTNKWYVKGDGQIR